The region AGAGAATCATCGTTACCACATCGAGTTTTCCCCCAATGTCAGGTAACAGTAAGCGCTAGAGGTGCACGATACTCCTCCACTAGCGATGGGAATGCGGAGATGCTCAATATTGACAGCCCTAGCGGTTCTGGCCAGCTGTTGACAACCTTGGAGAAGCCGATCTGGGGAACTATGCGCTTAGTCATCGTCCCGCGGCGGCGTGTGGCAAAGGGCAACCATGAGAGCTTGAAGTCGACAACTTTTTTTCAACTACACAACTGCGAGTTAATTTCTGCCAATATGGGTAACGATGGTGGCAGGTAagtgcttgcttgcttgcttttaGCAGCAATGTTTGCAGTTCTAACCAGCGTACGCTTTTAGTATTCCAACCCGCCGCGAGCTTGTCCGCGAGGCCGcccgcaaccccagcacAGCGCAACTTAAAGAAACCCAGCGCGAGCTCCAAGAGCATCTCTGGGCGACCTGTCCGTTGTCGCACAAGCAACTTCTACGACCGATTGTATCCGACTGTGCGGGAAACATGTACAACAAGGATGCGATCCTGAGGTTCCTTCTTCCAGGCGACGAAGTGGAGGGCATCAGCTCGAAGGCTGATTGCGAAGAGATGCTGGCCGGCCGAGTCAAAGGTCTGCGGGATGTCGTCGAGTTGAAGTTTGAGATCGACACAGAGGGCGAGGGACACCCGAGTGCGAAGCTCGACAAGAGGGAGAGCTGGCTCTGTCCTGTTACTGCGAAGCAATTGGGCCCGAACGTTAAGTCGGTTTATCTTGTGCCATGCGGCCACGTTTTCTCGGACGAGGCGGTCCGTCAGTTACAAGAGGATAAATGCCTACAGGTATGCTGGTGGAATTCTACATGCCTCTAGAGACCCGGCTAACAATCCCAGTGCAATGAACCTTACGCCGAGGACAacatcatccccatccttCCCACGAAGGTTGAGGACAAGCAGAAGCTTATCGCGAGATCCCAGCGACTGGCCGAGCAGGGTCTCACACATTCATTGAAAAAGGCACCTGGGTCGAAAAAGCGTAAGAACAAGGGCAACGGCGATTCAACCGCAGCATCCGAGACCAGGGCTTCCAACGGGGAAGCTTTATCAAAGACTACGATCACAAAGGACACACCATCAGCCACAAGCCGGAGCAATACATCTACTCCTACACCATCAGCACCAAATGGAATCAAGAATGCAGCGACAGCAATGTTGACTGCGCGagttctggaagaagagaacgagaaaaagaagcggCGCAAGTTGATTGGTGCGAACGACAATATCAGCAGTCTTTTCAAGAAAGACTCCAAAGATGCACAATACAGAAATTCCGATTTCATGACGAGAGGTTTCTCGCTACCTGCAACCTCGAAGAAATGATGTGTTTGATGTCTTTTTCACGGCGTTAGGTCTGTAATTTTGGAGTACGATATTTATTGAACGGGTTACTTTTTTCACTGTTGTTTTCTAAGAGTGCAAAGGCAGATGTACATATTTGAGATGTGACCTTTCtatttccatcttcagcctAGCATGGCGTCGACTTTTGCTCAGTAGAGCTAGGGCATCTGAGCAGTCACAAATGGATGGAAGACTTATTTTCAAATAATGATAAGACAGCTAGCCAGACCAAGACCTCGTGCCATGAGCCGTTTGAGGACAAGATGTGCACCATTAGGCCAGCTAGCGGGTACAAAGCACCTCCCTAGACGACAGTCAAGGAGTGACAAGCTCTAAAAACACCGTTACTCTTAGTTGCACGGACACGGGAACTATTCCCTGTCAATTCTCAAGACAATGAGGGCCTGTCTGGCTGGGACACTCTGTGAACAAACCAGATACATAATGATTTTGTGCCCTAGTTTCCTCCCCACCACACGGGCATGCGTTGTAGGTGACCGCGAAACACGGTGTCGCAGCACCAACAGGGATATAATGCATCACTATCTTGCATAAAATGTACTATGATATAGACTATACTAGTCTTTCCGTGTGACTGTCTGCTCCACCACCCCGCTCTTCGGATCTTCGCGATGCATAATAATAATGCCTTTGACCTAGGCGTTGCCTAACTATTTAAGAGCGGCCATGTCCTCCGGTGGAGTACACGCAACCGCTGTTTCAAGCCTTGTCTAAT is a window of Aspergillus puulaauensis MK2 DNA, chromosome 4, nearly complete sequence DNA encoding:
- a CDS encoding uncharacterized protein (COG:S;~EggNog:ENOG410PN59;~InterPro:IPR006735,IPR027799;~PFAM:PF04641;~go_process: GO:1902979 - mitotic DNA replication termination [Evidence IEA]), with translation MGNDGGSIPTRRELVREAARNPSTAQLKETQRELQEHLWATCPLSHKQLLRPIVSDCAGNMYNKDAILRFLLPGDEVEGISSKADCEEMLAGRVKGLRDVVELKFEIDTEGEGHPSAKLDKRESWLCPVTAKQLGPNVKSVYLVPCGHVFSDEAVRQLQEDKCLQCNEPYAEDNIIPILPTKVEDKQKLIARSQRLAEQGLTHSLKKAPGSKKRKNKGNGDSTAASETRASNGEALSKTTITKDTPSATSRSNTSTPTPSAPNGIKNAATAMLTARVLEEENEKKKRRKLIGANDNISSLFKKDSKDAQYRNSDFMTRGFSLPATSKK